Proteins from a single region of Chryseobacterium sp. T16E-39:
- a CDS encoding glycoside hydrolase family 130 protein, whose product MTPQSAMIPWQDRPVDSHDIMWRFSENPIINRYAIPTSNSIFNSAVVPFEDGFAGVFRCDNKAVQMNIFAGFSKDGVNWDINHDPIEMKAGNTEMIESDYKYDPRVTFIEDRYWITWCNGYNGPTIGIGYTFDFKEFFQCENAFLPFNRNGVLFPDKIDGKYAMLSRPSDNGHTPFGDIYISYSPDMKYWGEHRCVMKVAPFEESAWQCTKIGGGPVPIRTEEGWLLFYHGVINTCNGFRYSMGAALLDLEDPSKVLYRTKPYLLAPAELYELTGDVPNVIFPCAALSEGDKVTVYYGAADTVVSIAFGYISEIIDFMKKNSL is encoded by the coding sequence ATGACACCTCAATCAGCAATGATCCCTTGGCAGGATCGTCCGGTAGATAGTCACGACATTATGTGGCGTTTTTCCGAAAATCCAATTATCAACAGATATGCGATACCTACATCAAACAGTATATTCAATAGTGCCGTAGTCCCTTTTGAGGACGGATTTGCAGGCGTTTTCAGATGCGATAACAAGGCAGTACAAATGAATATTTTTGCAGGTTTCAGTAAGGATGGGGTTAATTGGGATATCAACCACGATCCTATTGAAATGAAGGCAGGAAATACAGAAATGATCGAATCTGATTATAAATATGACCCTCGTGTCACTTTTATAGAAGATCGTTATTGGATCACTTGGTGTAACGGGTATAACGGACCTACGATTGGAATTGGTTATACTTTTGACTTTAAGGAATTTTTCCAGTGTGAAAATGCATTTCTGCCTTTTAACAGAAACGGAGTGCTTTTCCCGGATAAAATAGATGGTAAATATGCGATGCTAAGCCGTCCAAGTGATAACGGACATACACCTTTTGGTGATATTTATATCAGTTATAGTCCTGATATGAAATACTGGGGTGAACACCGTTGTGTAATGAAAGTTGCACCTTTTGAAGAAAGCGCATGGCAATGTACAAAGATCGGAGGAGGGCCGGTTCCTATAAGAACGGAAGAAGGATGGCTGCTTTTCTATCATGGAGTCATCAATACATGTAATGGTTTCAGATATTCAATGGGAGCTGCATTGCTTGACCTTGAAGATCCTTCCAAAGTACTATACAGAACAAAACCATATTTACTGGCGCCGGCAGAATTGTATGAACTTACAGGAGATGTTCCGAATGTGATTTTCCCTTGTGCAGCATTATCAGAAGGTGACAAGGTAACGGTATATTATGGTGCTGCTGATACAGTAGTTTCCATCGCCTTTGGATATATTTCAGAAATCATTGATTTTATGAAAAAAAATTCGCTTTAA
- a CDS encoding GH92 family glycosyl hydrolase gives MKKELFIYFFVALFFQTSNAQRKDDVLSWVDPFIGTGGHGHTFPGATTPFGMIQLSPDQNTKSGDWDWCSGYHYSSKTIMGFSHNHLSGTGWADLGDILVMPTTGKVQMLPGSEENPETGYRSKFSHERETASPGYYSVMLDSYGIKAELTASPRVGFHKYTFPKSDEANIIIDPTNKIFGNIYHTLVRIQGNNKISGYCYSNGWGGKRFAYFVMEFSKPFKSYGTYSEGKIQENEKFALAKDAKAFVRFSTQENESIEVKVSLSPVSTEGAQENFDAEAKNVDFAKAKETAQNTWRDLINRFQITGGTDDQRKIFYTGVYHTFIAPNLYMDTNGDYVAAQENMNTKWFTNYSTYSYWDGFRATHPLLTIMDQKHTKEFANSLISRFTDRKDHMPIWELCGYDNFCMLGYHSVSVIWDAISKGVPGIDQEKAFAAMKDASLTDKMSSSDGGGGLNDYIKLGYTPSENGASVSATLEYAYDDWCIQQLAEKLGKKEEAEVYKKRSMNFLNTFNKENNHFWPKQKNGQFLADFKLNDWKKLQPHWVSGNIWAYDFFVPHQIDEMMNLYGGKKGFEEKLDKTFTEALKMEGEQHVDISGFIGSLGFGDEPGHHVPYLYNYAGAPYKTQKMIKFIRDNMYAAKPDGIVNNEDCGQMSAWYIFSSLGFYPVTPGKPVYAIGAPQFPKASLKLENGKTFTVIADKISDKNIYVQKMFLNGKEFKSWEISHSDIMNGGELKFVMGSKPVK, from the coding sequence ATGAAAAAGGAACTGTTTATTTATTTTTTTGTTGCTCTATTTTTTCAAACCAGTAATGCACAACGCAAAGACGATGTTCTTTCCTGGGTAGATCCGTTTATCGGAACCGGTGGACATGGGCATACATTTCCAGGAGCGACAACTCCTTTCGGAATGATACAGTTGAGCCCGGATCAGAATACCAAAAGTGGTGACTGGGACTGGTGTTCCGGTTATCATTACAGCAGCAAAACGATTATGGGATTCAGTCATAATCACTTGAGTGGAACGGGTTGGGCAGATCTTGGAGATATTTTAGTAATGCCAACTACAGGAAAAGTACAAATGCTTCCAGGGTCAGAAGAAAATCCTGAAACGGGATATCGTTCCAAATTCAGTCATGAAAGAGAAACGGCATCACCAGGATATTACTCTGTAATGTTGGACAGTTATGGTATAAAAGCTGAATTGACAGCTTCTCCGAGGGTAGGTTTTCATAAATATACTTTTCCAAAAAGTGATGAAGCGAACATCATCATCGATCCAACCAACAAGATATTCGGAAATATTTATCATACACTGGTAAGAATCCAGGGTAACAACAAAATCTCAGGATATTGTTACAGCAATGGTTGGGGAGGTAAGAGATTTGCGTATTTTGTAATGGAGTTTTCAAAACCGTTTAAATCGTATGGAACTTATTCAGAAGGTAAAATACAGGAAAATGAAAAATTTGCTTTGGCGAAAGATGCAAAAGCATTTGTAAGATTTTCTACACAGGAAAATGAAAGCATTGAGGTAAAAGTATCTTTGTCTCCGGTGAGTACGGAAGGAGCTCAGGAAAATTTTGATGCAGAAGCTAAGAATGTTGATTTTGCTAAAGCTAAAGAAACAGCCCAAAATACATGGAGAGATCTTATCAATAGATTTCAGATAACAGGAGGTACTGATGACCAGAGAAAAATTTTCTATACAGGGGTTTATCACACTTTCATCGCACCGAATCTTTATATGGATACCAATGGGGATTATGTGGCGGCTCAGGAAAACATGAACACCAAATGGTTTACCAATTACAGTACATATTCTTATTGGGACGGCTTTAGAGCTACACACCCGTTGCTTACCATCATGGATCAGAAACACACCAAGGAATTTGCAAATTCTCTGATCAGCAGATTTACAGATCGTAAAGATCATATGCCAATCTGGGAGCTTTGTGGATATGATAATTTCTGTATGCTTGGATATCATAGTGTATCTGTGATCTGGGATGCGATTTCTAAAGGAGTACCCGGAATTGATCAGGAAAAAGCATTTGCTGCTATGAAAGATGCTTCCTTAACAGACAAAATGAGCAGCAGTGACGGTGGCGGTGGTCTTAATGATTATATTAAATTAGGGTATACGCCATCAGAAAACGGAGCTTCTGTTTCAGCAACCCTGGAATATGCTTATGATGACTGGTGTATCCAACAATTGGCAGAAAAGCTGGGCAAAAAAGAGGAAGCAGAGGTATACAAAAAACGCTCTATGAACTTCCTTAATACTTTTAATAAAGAAAACAATCATTTCTGGCCCAAACAGAAAAACGGACAGTTCCTTGCTGATTTCAAGTTGAATGATTGGAAAAAGCTCCAGCCACACTGGGTTTCCGGAAATATCTGGGCATACGATTTCTTCGTGCCCCATCAGATTGATGAAATGATGAATCTGTATGGAGGGAAAAAAGGATTTGAGGAAAAATTAGATAAGACTTTTACTGAAGCTCTTAAAATGGAAGGGGAACAGCATGTCGATATTTCAGGATTTATCGGATCTCTTGGGTTTGGAGATGAACCGGGACATCACGTTCCTTATCTTTACAATTATGCGGGAGCTCCTTATAAAACCCAGAAAATGATCAAGTTCATCCGTGATAATATGTACGCAGCAAAACCTGATGGGATTGTAAATAACGAAGACTGTGGACAAATGTCGGCATGGTATATTTTCTCTTCACTAGGGTTTTATCCTGTGACTCCTGGAAAACCTGTGTATGCGATTGGAGCACCGCAATTTCCAAAAGCTTCTTTAAAGCTTGAAAATGGAAAAACATTTACCGTAATCGCAGATAAAATCTCGGATAAAAATATTTACGTTCAGAAAATGTTTTTAAATGGTAAAGAATTTAAAAGCTGGGAGATCAGCCACAGCGATATTATGAATGGCGGTGAACTGAAGTTTGTGATGGGAAGTAAGCCTGTAAAATAG
- a CDS encoding glucosamine-6-phosphate isomerase, giving the protein MENNKVFTPVEHTFLNDVPRNNKVNVPYIVVDNFPKLGMLSAFRFLEWVSKNPNGVISLPTGKTPEYFIYWTKYILDNWEEENVVRLREKHQLLCAEKPSLADLHFVQIDEFYPIKSSQGNSFYHYVNKYYIEGFGLKKENALLINCDEILLAEGKSFEEVFPDSKVNLELRYREAQNPMEKLQKESIFLIDNWCSAYEQQIRQLGGIGFFLGGIGPDGHIAFNIKGSDPYSTTRLTSTNFETQAVAAGDLGGIEISKERLVITIGLETIIYNKDAVAIIFAAGEAKAPMIKDALELPPSNLYPASVLSQLANGRFYLTLGAASMLNDLVDNYYQSGNWSQEKTDRAVMSLTQKLNKYAEHLTLDDLRQDEYTKLIPDLNDDTVQQVITSIEGKIKTGTKPLSNEVFYHTGPHHDDISLGLLPYIHYQSRNETNSSHYSVLTSGFTAVTNKFLIKILRDTLSFIGKEEIEMLNYPDFFETGYRNKKDKDVYHYLINIASENEEERSRAVSHRMVRNVVELWNLKSKSDLSEKITEIINTVNSSYDGQNPEPKIQTLKGMIREYEEELVWAHFGVRTKNVSHLRLGFYTGAIFTEKPRRERDVLPILQQLKEINPTVISLAFDPEGSGPDTHYKVLQAIAEAVREWGKEKDLSQLKIWGYRNVWYQFNAADITHIFPVSLNAMSTMDESFTNSYLSQVDASFPSYRYNGKFSHLSIQTWVEQLKAVQLVLGKPYFYDNESPRLRATHGLLFFKEMNVEEFLQSARELEKSTEGAF; this is encoded by the coding sequence ATGGAAAATAATAAAGTTTTTACCCCTGTAGAGCACACCTTTTTGAATGACGTTCCAAGAAACAATAAGGTGAATGTTCCCTATATCGTTGTTGATAATTTTCCTAAACTGGGAATGCTTTCGGCATTCCGGTTTTTGGAATGGGTGTCCAAAAACCCCAATGGAGTCATCAGTCTTCCTACGGGAAAGACTCCTGAGTATTTTATCTATTGGACAAAATATATCCTCGATAACTGGGAAGAAGAAAATGTGGTCAGACTCAGAGAGAAACATCAGCTGTTATGTGCTGAAAAGCCATCATTGGCTGATCTGCATTTTGTACAGATCGATGAGTTTTATCCCATAAAATCTTCACAGGGTAATAGCTTTTATCATTATGTAAACAAATATTATATTGAAGGATTTGGGCTAAAGAAGGAAAATGCTTTGCTTATCAATTGTGATGAAATCCTTTTAGCTGAAGGGAAGAGCTTTGAAGAAGTTTTCCCGGACAGTAAAGTGAATCTGGAGTTGAGATACCGTGAAGCTCAAAATCCAATGGAAAAGCTTCAAAAGGAATCTATTTTTCTAATCGACAATTGGTGTTCTGCATATGAACAGCAAATCCGTCAACTTGGGGGAATTGGGTTTTTCCTTGGAGGAATCGGCCCTGATGGACATATTGCTTTTAATATTAAAGGTTCTGATCCTTATTCCACAACAAGATTAACTTCTACCAATTTTGAAACCCAGGCAGTTGCCGCGGGAGACCTTGGAGGAATTGAAATTTCAAAAGAACGATTGGTCATCACTATAGGATTAGAAACCATCATTTATAACAAGGATGCGGTTGCTATTATTTTTGCAGCAGGAGAAGCCAAAGCTCCTATGATAAAAGATGCATTGGAACTTCCTCCTTCCAATTTATATCCGGCCTCAGTTCTCTCTCAGCTTGCTAATGGACGGTTTTATTTGACATTAGGTGCGGCCAGCATGTTGAATGATCTTGTAGATAATTACTATCAGTCAGGCAACTGGTCTCAGGAAAAAACAGACCGGGCAGTAATGTCCCTGACCCAGAAACTGAACAAGTACGCAGAACATCTTACGCTAGATGATCTGAGACAGGATGAATACACAAAATTAATTCCTGACCTGAATGATGATACAGTACAACAGGTCATTACTTCCATCGAAGGAAAAATAAAAACAGGGACAAAACCACTAAGCAATGAGGTTTTTTATCATACAGGACCCCATCACGATGATATCTCCCTAGGGCTGTTACCTTATATTCATTATCAGTCGCGTAATGAAACCAATTCATCTCATTATTCGGTTCTTACATCTGGATTTACTGCAGTTACGAATAAATTTTTAATAAAGATCCTTCGCGATACCCTTTCCTTTATAGGAAAAGAGGAAATAGAAATGCTTAATTACCCGGACTTTTTCGAAACCGGATATAGAAATAAAAAGGATAAAGACGTTTATCATTACCTGATCAATATAGCTTCTGAAAATGAAGAAGAAAGATCAAGAGCTGTTTCCCATCGAATGGTGAGAAACGTTGTTGAACTGTGGAATCTGAAGAGCAAATCGGATTTATCTGAAAAGATTACGGAAATCATTAATACAGTTAATTCCAGTTATGATGGGCAAAATCCAGAACCAAAAATTCAGACCCTGAAAGGGATGATCCGGGAATATGAAGAAGAACTGGTATGGGCTCATTTTGGAGTCCGGACAAAAAATGTAAGTCATTTGCGACTTGGATTTTATACGGGTGCCATTTTCACAGAAAAGCCCAGAAGAGAAAGAGATGTTCTTCCCATCCTACAACAGTTAAAAGAGATCAATCCGACAGTGATAAGTTTAGCTTTCGATCCTGAAGGCAGTGGCCCGGATACCCATTACAAGGTTTTACAGGCTATCGCAGAAGCGGTAAGAGAATGGGGGAAAGAAAAAGACCTTTCTCAACTTAAAATCTGGGGCTACAGAAATGTCTGGTATCAGTTTAATGCAGCTGATATCACCCATATTTTTCCGGTATCACTGAATGCGATGAGTACGATGGATGAAAGTTTTACCAACAGTTATCTGAGCCAGGTTGATGCCTCTTTTCCAAGTTACCGTTACAATGGAAAGTTTAGCCACTTGTCGATACAGACCTGGGTAGAACAACTTAAGGCAGTACAGCTGGTACTAGGCAAACCCTATTTTTATGATAATGAAAGCCCAAGGCTTCGCGCCACACACGGACTGCTTTTCTTTAAAGAAATGAACGTAGAAGAATTTCTTCAATCTGCCAGAGAACTGGAAAAGTCAACAGAGGGAGCATTCTGA
- a CDS encoding glycoside hydrolase family 125 protein, whose amino-acid sequence MERRKFIKTSALAGAGLLFAQNTFAKGLSVEEFPIVRVPKDKRHFTSEAVETAISAFKKKVKNKELSWLFENCFPNTLDTTVFYTETNGVPDTYVITGDIDAMWLRDSSAQVFPYLQFSKKDEKLHKLISGVINKQTQFILKDPYANAFYNDDQKISKWKEYDHTDMKPGIHERKWEIDSLCYPIRLAYHFWKTTGDTKPFDNNWLQGIKLTLQTFIEQQRKTGLGPYQFERTTAWATDGIPMGGYGYPTKPVGLINSMFRPSDDATIYAFLIPSNLFAVVSLRQAAEMVSEIKNEKALAQQLTSLADEVDAAIRKYGIYDHPEYGKIYAFETNGFGSYNLMDDANCPSLLGLPYLGAVKADDPVYINTRKYIWSKDNPFFFKGKLAEGIGGPHIGLDMIWPMSIIMKALTTKDKGEIKWCIETLQKTHGGTGFMHESFHKDNDKKFTREWFAWSNTLFGELLWKTFNENPELLG is encoded by the coding sequence ATGGAAAGGAGAAAATTTATTAAAACAAGTGCACTGGCAGGAGCCGGATTATTATTTGCGCAAAATACTTTTGCAAAGGGACTAAGCGTAGAAGAATTCCCTATTGTCCGTGTACCAAAAGATAAAAGACATTTTACCAGTGAAGCGGTAGAAACTGCTATCTCAGCGTTCAAAAAGAAAGTGAAGAATAAAGAATTAAGCTGGCTTTTTGAAAACTGCTTTCCCAATACATTAGATACAACCGTTTTCTACACCGAAACCAATGGAGTACCGGACACGTATGTTATCACAGGGGACATCGATGCGATGTGGCTTCGTGACAGCTCTGCTCAGGTTTTCCCTTATTTACAGTTTTCAAAGAAGGATGAAAAGCTGCATAAGCTTATCTCAGGAGTGATCAATAAGCAGACCCAGTTTATTTTAAAAGATCCTTATGCGAATGCATTCTATAATGATGATCAGAAAATAAGCAAGTGGAAAGAATATGACCATACGGATATGAAGCCGGGTATCCACGAAAGAAAGTGGGAAATCGATTCATTATGTTATCCTATCCGTCTTGCCTATCATTTCTGGAAGACAACCGGAGATACCAAACCATTTGATAATAACTGGCTGCAGGGAATCAAGCTGACTCTGCAAACTTTTATAGAGCAACAGAGAAAGACTGGTTTAGGACCGTATCAGTTTGAAAGAACAACAGCTTGGGCTACTGATGGAATCCCAATGGGAGGATATGGTTATCCTACGAAACCGGTTGGTTTGATTAATTCGATGTTCCGTCCGAGTGATGATGCCACTATTTATGCATTTCTTATTCCTTCCAATTTATTTGCAGTCGTAAGCTTACGTCAGGCCGCAGAAATGGTATCAGAAATCAAAAATGAAAAAGCTCTGGCTCAGCAATTAACGAGTCTTGCAGATGAGGTAGACGCTGCAATCAGGAAATACGGAATCTACGATCACCCTGAATATGGAAAAATATATGCTTTTGAGACCAATGGTTTTGGAAGCTACAACCTGATGGATGATGCCAATTGTCCGAGTTTGTTAGGACTGCCTTATCTGGGTGCTGTAAAAGCAGATGACCCGGTATACATCAATACCAGAAAATATATCTGGTCAAAAGATAATCCATTCTTTTTTAAAGGTAAACTGGCAGAAGGAATTGGAGGCCCTCACATCGGTTTAGATATGATCTGGCCAATGAGTATCATTATGAAAGCACTTACCACCAAAGATAAAGGTGAGATCAAATGGTGTATTGAAACATTACAAAAGACACATGGTGGAACAGGTTTTATGCATGAATCTTTCCATAAAGATAATGACAAGAAATTCACCAGAGAATGGTTTGCATGGTCCAACACGTTATTCGGAGAACTACTGTGGAAAACCTTTAATGAAAATCCTGAGCTACTCGGATAG
- a CDS encoding ROK family protein, producing MQNAVGIDIGGSHITMAQVDPEKREIIHSTYIREHVDSFGTRETIFSDWVSAIEKAIFGLVKEDLLIGIAMPGPFDYKNGISLMQQGKFIDIYQINIKEELAERLSIASEQIHFVNDAAAFLEGEVFGGCAKDFNRVFGVTLGTGLGTTFYNGEASTDEDLWDSPFKDSICEDYLATRWFVNRYNEITGEEISGTKELLDKPTEIQAQIFQEYADSFAEFIVKYVNNYNPEVLVIGGNIAKTFPYFEQRFNENLAKNNINLPVKISAIFEDAAILGAASYALKRTLIN from the coding sequence ATGCAAAATGCAGTAGGTATAGATATCGGAGGGTCACACATCACAATGGCTCAGGTAGATCCTGAAAAACGTGAAATAATACATTCTACTTACATAAGGGAGCATGTCGATTCGTTTGGAACCCGTGAAACTATTTTTTCGGACTGGGTTTCTGCAATAGAAAAGGCCATCTTTGGTTTAGTTAAAGAAGATCTCCTGATAGGAATTGCTATGCCTGGTCCCTTTGACTACAAAAATGGAATCTCCCTGATGCAACAGGGTAAATTTATTGACATCTACCAGATTAATATTAAAGAAGAATTAGCAGAAAGGCTTTCCATTGCAAGTGAACAGATTCATTTCGTGAATGATGCTGCTGCGTTTCTGGAAGGAGAAGTTTTCGGAGGTTGTGCAAAGGATTTTAATCGGGTTTTTGGAGTAACTCTCGGAACTGGTCTCGGAACCACATTTTATAATGGTGAAGCTTCAACAGATGAAGACCTATGGGATTCTCCATTTAAAGACTCTATTTGTGAGGACTATCTTGCAACACGATGGTTTGTCAATCGGTATAATGAAATAACCGGAGAAGAAATTTCCGGGACTAAAGAATTACTGGATAAACCAACAGAGATTCAGGCTCAGATATTTCAGGAATATGCGGATTCTTTTGCAGAATTTATTGTAAAGTATGTGAATAACTATAACCCCGAAGTCTTAGTGATAGGCGGCAATATTGCGAAAACGTTTCCTTATTTTGAACAAAGATTTAATGAAAATTTAGCAAAAAATAATATTAACTTGCCTGTTAAAATTTCGGCTATTTTTGAAGATGCCGCCATCTTAGGCGCTGCGAGCTATGCTTTGAAAAGAACCTTGATCAACTAA
- a CDS encoding endo-beta-N-acetylglucosaminidase H: MKGKSILIALVLFLSQAKSLLHAQLNPLGICYVEVNNSNILNAGSYTLQNSNKQLFDVAIIFAANINYDVSKSRAYISNNNNVTKVLNDVNTYVKPLQQKGIKVLLDILGNHQGAGICNFPNREAARDFALQIANTVYTYGLDGVDLDDEYSDYGNNGTGQANSSSFVMLLQELKLAMPDKLITWYYIGPATTRQAYNGDNAGNYINYGWNAYYGTYSAPSIPPLANSKISAAATWIQNTSASTLSTLATNSKNDGYGVFMWYDLKGTNAASYLSTGSNILYNENTQLSGQLYSWTQGTTCDPPLGLEVTNVAGTSAKLNWTSAGSQTYNIDYKAATATTWTNVATAYSGNNITVNNLALNTDYDWRIQSNCSSTLKSTYLFAPRFNSGSGCEIPAGLKSENFLGTTTKLSWNPGSATSYTLQYKTAAATTWTTVQNITTNTYNLQNLSENTNYVWKVQGVCSTSSVSAYSAEASFNSGFAAVQSPGPRSLSFNGSTQYLNAGQFNLSGNALTFEGWVKVNAFKSAFPYISSVMGIEVGDNNSAILRFGDGNLANNKLQFILSFGSSQIKLNSNTGLNTNTWYHIAATYDGTSMKIYINGTLDASNTATGNFNANGILYLARNYDNSRTLNGFLDEFRVWKKALTAQEIMNDKCNIAANTTGLEANWKMDEGSGSGALDATTNTHFATLINMSNSNWTTDVPCSSLAVRDVALEKGNNIYPNPVKKGNDIHFVINDRSATEVALYDISGKLVKKQSIDKDKITINTQNLSTGTYIYKLESKSSQVISSGKIIVE; encoded by the coding sequence ATGAAAGGAAAATCTATTCTTATTGCATTGGTCTTATTTCTAAGCCAGGCAAAATCGTTACTGCATGCGCAGCTTAATCCTCTGGGGATATGTTACGTAGAGGTAAATAACAGTAACATACTGAATGCAGGGTCATATACTTTGCAAAACAGCAATAAGCAACTTTTTGATGTTGCCATTATTTTTGCTGCCAACATCAATTATGATGTTTCCAAAAGCAGGGCTTATATTTCCAATAACAATAACGTTACAAAAGTATTGAATGACGTTAATACCTATGTGAAACCTTTACAGCAAAAAGGGATTAAAGTGTTGTTGGATATTTTAGGAAACCATCAGGGAGCAGGAATTTGTAATTTCCCGAATCGTGAAGCTGCCCGGGATTTTGCATTACAGATTGCCAATACAGTCTACACCTATGGTTTAGATGGTGTTGACCTTGATGATGAATATTCTGACTATGGGAATAACGGAACAGGACAAGCGAATAGCAGCTCTTTTGTTATGCTGTTACAGGAACTTAAGCTTGCAATGCCGGACAAATTAATTACCTGGTATTATATTGGCCCTGCAACAACAAGACAGGCTTATAACGGAGATAATGCAGGAAATTACATCAATTATGGATGGAATGCTTATTATGGAACTTACAGTGCACCTTCCATACCTCCTTTAGCTAATTCAAAGATTTCTGCGGCGGCAACATGGATTCAGAATACCTCTGCTTCAACGCTTTCTACTTTGGCAACCAATTCAAAAAATGATGGATACGGAGTGTTTATGTGGTATGATCTTAAAGGAACTAATGCCGCAAGCTACCTGAGTACAGGCTCTAATATTCTTTATAATGAAAACACACAACTTAGTGGTCAGTTATATTCGTGGACACAGGGGACAACATGTGATCCTCCATTAGGACTTGAGGTGACCAATGTAGCTGGGACTTCCGCTAAATTAAACTGGACTTCCGCCGGTTCTCAGACTTATAACATCGATTATAAAGCAGCTACTGCAACAACATGGACGAATGTTGCGACTGCGTATTCAGGAAACAATATTACAGTTAATAACCTTGCTCTGAATACAGATTACGACTGGAGAATACAGTCTAACTGTTCTTCAACTTTAAAAAGTACTTATCTTTTTGCTCCAAGATTCAATTCAGGAAGTGGTTGTGAAATTCCTGCAGGTCTTAAATCGGAAAACTTCCTGGGAACGACAACGAAGCTATCATGGAATCCAGGAAGCGCAACTTCCTATACGCTGCAATATAAAACAGCTGCTGCTACAACATGGACAACCGTTCAGAACATTACAACGAATACATACAACCTGCAAAACTTATCGGAAAACACCAATTATGTTTGGAAAGTACAGGGAGTATGCAGCACATCAAGCGTAAGTGCATATTCTGCCGAAGCTTCATTCAATAGTGGTTTTGCTGCGGTTCAAAGCCCGGGACCAAGATCTCTTTCATTCAATGGAAGTACACAATATCTTAATGCAGGACAGTTTAATCTTAGCGGAAATGCCTTGACATTTGAAGGTTGGGTAAAAGTAAATGCATTCAAATCTGCTTTCCCTTATATTTCTTCGGTAATGGGAATTGAAGTAGGAGACAATAACTCTGCAATCCTAAGGTTTGGAGATGGTAATCTTGCGAATAATAAACTACAATTTATTTTAAGTTTTGGGTCTTCGCAAATCAAGCTGAACAGTAATACGGGACTGAATACCAACACATGGTATCATATAGCGGCTACTTATGACGGGACTTCAATGAAGATCTATATCAACGGAACTCTTGATGCAAGTAATACGGCTACAGGTAACTTTAATGCAAATGGCATCCTTTACCTGGCGAGAAATTATGACAATTCCCGAACATTAAATGGGTTCCTTGATGAGTTCAGAGTGTGGAAAAAAGCATTGACGGCTCAGGAAATTATGAATGATAAATGCAATATTGCAGCTAATACTACAGGACTTGAAGCGAACTGGAAAATGGATGAAGGAAGTGGTAGTGGAGCTTTGGATGCTACGACTAATACTCACTTTGCCACCCTGATCAATATGTCAAATTCCAACTGGACAACAGATGTACCTTGTAGTTCTTTAGCGGTAAGAGATGTGGCTTTAGAAAAAGGAAATAACATTTATCCAAACCCTGTTAAAAAAGGAAATGATATTCATTTTGTGATTAACGACCGTTCTGCCACAGAAGTAGCGTTGTATGACATTTCAGGAAAGCTGGTTAAAAAGCAAAGTATTGATAAAGATAAAATAACAATTAATACACAAAATTTATCTACCGGAACCTATATCTACAAACTGGAATCAAAAAGCAGCCAGGTGATATCTTCAGGGAAAATAATAGTGGAGTAA